A stretch of the Bordetella genomosp. 8 genome encodes the following:
- a CDS encoding cell division protein ZipA C-terminal FtsZ-binding domain-containing protein: MSDLQIGLIVLGVLLILMVLGFNWWQDRRVRRKMQAHFPSNEHDPLLGAGAHDGGTPHGASRGASGAYTGSTGSSGYTGHAGQPDPASHAKQPSQRREPGLGVGGSAGDAAYPGGHSASHSASHSAAHSAAAAATPSHPDGDDGDEADPACEVVIEITFAEPVRGGDLLPVTQSMRSAGRKPMRVFGQTDDQRHRARLRGEERYSSLQVAVLLANRTGPLTAIEWSQAWARAQDLGERFDAAIEGPDQQAVLEQAARLDDTCAALDTQVGLTLLLGGAQPAAEVLSIARDLGFIHDGPRVVWMSDIGLPRFTLTRGDGAAFDAGVGGVERLNLLLDVPCSPPDERAFGRMVDVGRQLAQRLRAELVDDQGKPLADASVAVIDERLQVLFGQLEQAGLRAGSPRALRVFS; encoded by the coding sequence ATGAGTGATTTGCAGATCGGGCTGATCGTCCTTGGCGTCCTGCTCATCCTGATGGTGCTGGGTTTCAACTGGTGGCAGGATAGGCGGGTGCGGCGCAAGATGCAGGCGCACTTCCCCAGCAACGAGCACGATCCCCTGCTGGGGGCCGGCGCGCATGATGGCGGGACGCCGCATGGCGCTTCCCGCGGCGCGTCCGGTGCCTATACCGGGTCCACCGGGTCCAGCGGCTACACCGGTCATGCCGGGCAGCCGGATCCCGCCAGCCATGCCAAGCAGCCGTCGCAGCGTCGCGAGCCGGGACTGGGCGTCGGCGGTTCGGCGGGTGATGCCGCCTACCCCGGCGGCCATTCGGCGAGCCATTCGGCAAGCCATTCGGCGGCCCATTCCGCGGCTGCGGCGGCTACGCCCTCGCATCCGGACGGCGATGATGGCGATGAAGCCGATCCGGCGTGCGAAGTCGTGATCGAAATCACCTTCGCCGAGCCCGTGCGCGGCGGCGATCTGCTGCCCGTCACGCAAAGCATGCGCTCGGCCGGCCGCAAGCCCATGCGCGTGTTCGGCCAGACCGACGACCAGCGCCACCGCGCGCGGCTGCGCGGCGAAGAGCGCTACAGCTCCCTGCAGGTCGCCGTGCTGCTGGCCAATCGCACGGGCCCGCTGACGGCGATCGAATGGTCGCAGGCCTGGGCCCGCGCGCAGGATCTGGGCGAGCGTTTCGATGCCGCCATAGAAGGTCCGGATCAACAGGCGGTGCTCGAACAGGCGGCGCGCCTGGACGATACCTGCGCGGCGCTGGACACCCAGGTCGGCCTGACGCTGCTGCTCGGCGGCGCGCAGCCCGCCGCCGAAGTGCTCTCCATCGCGCGCGACCTGGGTTTCATCCATGACGGCCCGCGCGTGGTGTGGATGTCCGACATAGGGTTGCCGCGCTTCACGCTGACGCGCGGCGACGGCGCCGCCTTCGATGCCGGTGTCGGTGGCGTCGAGCGCTTGAACCTGCTCCTGGACGTGCCTTGCAGCCCGCCCGACGAGCGCGCCTTCGGCCGCATGGTCGATGTGGGCCGGCAACTGGCGCAGCGCCTGCGCGCCGAACTGGTCGACGACCAGGGCAAGCCGCTGGCCGATGCGTCCGTCGCCGTGATCGATGAGCGCCTGCAAGTCCTGTTCGGACAATTGGAGCAGGCCGGCCTGCGCGCCGGCAGCCCGCGTGCGCTGCGGGTGTTTTCGTGA